From Pelotomaculum schinkii, one genomic window encodes:
- a CDS encoding S41 family peptidase: protein MALFLTCWMAGPPLAGASSAGAFEEILEYVHELHISSPQEEELYDGAINGLVDTLEDPYTVYMKPDELEEFSNSLQGTFVGVGIEVAPGYSYPSILRIIEGSPAENAGISAGDIIIKVDGNDIAEESLPNIVQKIRGPEGTRVRLTIRRDGRDDFDVELLRSSINLPSVQGELLDGGIGYINIDIFGSSTADDFEEALITLKQKGAEKLILDLRNDPGGYLQAAVQIAGDFVEKGRVVVSIVDSNNERQSYYTKGNMVAEGMPVAILVNGASASASEALAAALQDYGVGALIGDRTFGKGTVQTVIPLQAGGALKLTTANYHTPNDRVIDHTGLAPDIQVLTPELQLEAAKNWLNPPDKTTVILEDGGTEAIVNGSAVKLSQAPLQQGDTIYLPLRFVFEALGYRVDWQSSDGSVKVADTRSEALFYPGEDGRVLSGGQVVTEATPLLHKNEITYIPLSSLNFFNLKVEVDNGRITIEK from the coding sequence ATGGCATTGTTCCTGACCTGTTGGATGGCAGGTCCGCCCCTGGCCGGCGCTTCATCGGCCGGCGCTTTTGAGGAGATCCTGGAGTACGTCCATGAGCTGCACATCAGCAGCCCGCAGGAGGAGGAACTGTACGACGGAGCCATCAACGGGCTTGTCGATACTTTGGAAGATCCCTACACAGTGTATATGAAGCCGGACGAGTTGGAGGAATTCAGCAATTCCTTGCAAGGCACATTTGTTGGGGTGGGTATTGAAGTCGCGCCCGGTTACAGCTATCCCAGCATACTTCGTATCATCGAAGGCAGCCCGGCTGAAAACGCCGGGATCAGTGCCGGTGATATCATCATTAAAGTTGACGGGAACGATATAGCTGAAGAATCACTTCCCAATATCGTCCAGAAAATACGGGGACCGGAAGGGACCAGAGTACGGTTGACCATACGGAGGGATGGAAGGGACGACTTTGATGTTGAGCTGCTTCGCTCCAGCATCAATTTGCCTTCCGTACAGGGGGAGCTTCTTGATGGTGGTATCGGCTATATTAATATCGATATCTTTGGGAGCAGTACCGCTGATGATTTCGAAGAAGCTCTCATTACGTTGAAACAAAAGGGTGCGGAGAAGTTGATATTGGACCTGAGGAACGACCCGGGCGGCTATCTCCAAGCGGCCGTCCAAATAGCCGGGGATTTTGTGGAGAAAGGCAGGGTGGTAGTCAGTATCGTCGACAGCAATAATGAGCGTCAGAGTTACTATACCAAAGGCAATATGGTTGCCGAAGGTATGCCTGTGGCAATCCTGGTCAACGGAGCCAGCGCCAGCGCGTCGGAAGCCCTGGCCGCCGCCCTGCAGGATTACGGCGTGGGGGCACTGATCGGCGACAGGACCTTTGGTAAAGGGACGGTCCAGACCGTCATTCCACTGCAAGCCGGAGGGGCTTTAAAACTGACCACAGCCAACTATCATACCCCGAATGACAGAGTTATTGACCATACGGGCTTAGCTCCGGACATCCAGGTACTGACCCCGGAGCTTCAGTTGGAAGCGGCTAAAAATTGGTTAAACCCTCCGGACAAAACAACGGTTATCCTTGAGGACGGCGGGACGGAGGCCATTGTTAACGGAAGCGCCGTTAAGCTTTCGCAGGCGCCGCTGCAGCAGGGCGACACAATATATCTGCCGCTCAGGTTTGTCTTTGAGGCGCTGGGCTACCGGGTTGACTGGCAGTCTTCTGACGGCAGCGTCAAGGTGGCAGATACCCGATCGGAAGCGCTCTTTTATCCCGGAGAAGACGGGCGGGTTTTATCCGGCGGACAAGTAGTGACGGAGGCAACTCCCCTTCTTCATAAAAATGAAATAACCTATATACCCCTCTCATCGCTGAATTTTTTTAATTTGAAAGTGGAGGTCGATAACGGCCGGATCACCATTGAGAAATAA